The nucleotide window CGGCGTTGGGTATACGGCAACAGGAGAGCCAACCGTACAGGTATCACTTGAAGAGCTCTGCAAAGCAATGGGTGCAGAATTCGTATCGGTTGTCGATCCTTACCGGCTTGAAGAAACCCAGGAAGCTTTTAAGGCAGCAAAGGAATTCGAAGGCGTAGCTGTGGTCATTACCAGACAGCCCTGCGTAATTTCAGGAAAAAGAGTTGGTATACGTCGGACTCCATATCTTGTTGACCCTGAAAAGTGTGAAGGCTGCAAGCAGTGTGTTAAGTTCGGCTGTCCTGCAATTGAGTTCAATGAGAAAAACAAATGTGCCGTAATTACGTCCCTTTGCAGCGGGTGCGGGGTCTGTGCCCAGATCTGCAAGTTTGATGCTATTTTGGAGGTGAAGCGATGAGCCAGGCTGAGCAAAAGAAATTAGACCTCCTTATTACAGGAGTCGGAGGGCAGGGTGCAATTCTTGCTTCGGATATTATAGGAAAAGCCGCAGTTACTACCGGGATACCTATCCGGGCTGCGGAAACCCACGGAATGGCCCAGCGAGGAGGTTCGGTTGTAAACCATATTCGGATTGGAAATGACTACGGTTCCATGATCCCGAAAAAAGGTGCAGACCTTCTGCTTGCCCTTGAGCCGATGGAAGCGGTCAGGTACCTGGATTTCCTGAAGGATGGTGGAGTTGTTATAGTGAATACGCAACCTATAATTCCTGTAACTGTTACTTCAGGCCTTACGAAATATCCGGAAGTCCCGGACATTCTTGAATTTCTTTCCGAAAAGTATATTGTTAAAGCCTTCAATGCTGATGAACTGGCATACGAAGCCGGAAGCAGGCTTGCAATGAATGTCGTGATGGTTGGAGCAGTTTCAGGCTATCTGCCGATTCCGAAAGAAATTATGCTTGAGAGTGTTAAAGCCCTTGTGCCGCAGAAAACAATTGAAGTGAATCTCAGGGCTTTTGAAGCGGGAAGGCAAAAAGTAGAGGAAAGCTAAATCTTTCCTTTTACTCTTTGCAGCGAAGGGCTTTTACTTATATAAAGTGAAAAAATCGCTTATATCGTATTTTATGTCACCAGGCAGGTATGTTAATTGAACAGACATTCCTTTCTAAAGGTCCCTTATACCAAAATATGTGTATAGTGAAAAACAATAATATGCCAGTGTAAAACCAAATAATACGCCAATATAGCAATTTTTGGAAAATTCTGACAACTGATATTGTAAAGGAGAAAAATGATTGTCTGACCTTAATAGATATATTTTAAGACAAAACTTTTTTATACTATTATAGTATTGTATTTTTGAACATAATATTATTTTTATGATTTCATAGCGTTTGTAATCAGATATCTTTACATTTCGAAACAGATATCTTTACATTTCGAAAAAGGACTTAATCAGTAGAGGGTGTTAGTATGTTACTTAGTAGTATTTCATCCAGTATGGTTTCTAGTATGGTTTCCTCAAGTGCTGCTTCAAGTGCAATTTCTATGGTGACAACTCCCGGACTTCCACATTATGGGGCTGTAGTAATTATTGGGCTTATATCTCTCCTTTCTCTAAAAGAAATTACTTCAGCATCTGAAAAATGGAATAAGAATCTTAACATTTCTTTTAATCAAGCAATTATTCCTTTGTTTCTATGCTTTATGGGAATTGTCTATTTCAAGATTAATGCGATTGTCTGACTGCACGTTTTACAGAACATATTCTGAGTGTTCTGTTCATGCACTAATTTTAAAAAAGTTTCTACTTTTTTGTTTTTACTTTTCCTGAGAACTTGATTCAACTTAAGTTTAAAATACAATTTTTGTTTTTCCAGATGACCTAATGCTTCAAATTTGCGTGAAAAAAGTTATAAATTTAAAATCTTAACTCAGAAATTTTAACCCAATTTCTACAGTAAAATTTCAAATTTCATAATAATCGTTATCAGGAAAAATACTGACTTCACATATACGGAAAATCATATATGCTCCTAAAAAGTGGAAGCCAGGTTAAAGTAAGTGATAATTTAAAAGTAATACGCTTAATCCGGCTCCTGGAAGTTGTGATAGTACTAAAAAATATGACACGTAGAAGGGTGCCTGAAAATTGATTTTTAATCAACTTTAATAATTTCAGAACCCTTTCCAACCACTCAGGTAATAGGGCAGAAATCCGAAAAGGAAGATATTAATAAAGCCGTGCATAACTGCGACAAATGGCAGACTCCTTGTTTTATAGAACATAAAACCTATGACAAGTCCTACAAAACTTGTGTATAAAATTTCATAGAAGGTACCGTATCCCGAGTGCATGGAACCGAAAAGAAAAGCTGTAATTACAAGTGCCACTCTGATATCGAACGCCTCTTCAAGTCTTGTTTGGAGGAATGACCTGAAAATAAGTTCTTCGGTTAAGCCCACAAAAAAGACCATTATAATGGTGAGTTTAAGCAGGTTTTCGGTAGAAAGGTCAGGGATCAGGTAGCCTGGTTTGATGACCAGGTATTCTGCGAGCCCAAACAAAAAACCAAGTGGGATAGAAAGAGTAACATAAGCTAGCAGGTTATTTGAAGTAAGTCCGATCTTATCAAGGGACTGCCGTTGATGCATTACTATAATTGCAAGAGGGACTAGAAGAGGACCATAGACAAAAACGAAGGCATAAAGGGTAGTTGAAAAAAACACAGGCATAGAAAGATTTACCAACCTCAGAATCGGAAGAAGCATTAATGCCTCATAAATTCGGTATACTTTGAGATCCTTTATAACTAAATTGGAAAGAGAAAATGCGATCAAAATTACGACATGCATCCCTATTCCAAGCTCTACTCGGCCCAAAAAGATAAGAAGTTCGGCAACGACTATGCACACGACAGGTATTGCAGTAAAAAGCCTGATTCTTGTGGCCTCGTACTCATCCTGGTATAATTTTCCAAGCCCCAATTTTTTCCAGACATTATGAGAATAGGGAGCTTGCGGAGGCCTTTCCATCATTTCTTGCTCTTTTGAAGCCATACGGCGGTACATCAAAAGAATCAGAAGTGCAGCCCCGAACCCTCCTAAAATATAACCAAGATCGACATATTGTTCGATTCTCTGGAAAGGACCTGAACTCTCATTAGATAAAACAAATTTAAAAAATCCCGGTTCTCCAGTGTTGCTAGGTACCAGTTTCAAAACAGGCTCTGTCTGTGATGAGGAGGAATTATTCAAGTCACTACAATATGCAGGAGAAACTGCCAGTAAAGCCAGACTCAGCAATGAAATAATTATTATAAAATTCAGCTTTTTTTGTTTTGTATGAATAATTGTGTTTTTCATTGAAACTCCTTCTTTCATTCAGGGCCACTTCACATCTGTTTGCAGATCTGTCTAATCTTCCACAATATCTTATTGTGAATAATATATAAAGTTTCGTATATAGTTTATTACTTTAGATGAAGACACTAATTTTTTGAAATAAATTTTAAACGCTTAAACAGGCTTAGATTATTTAAAACAAGCATTATATACTTAAATCAAAAAACTGAAAAAATTAAACTTAAAGACCCCATCCACATTGAGAAAGCTGTCCAATTATTACTACAAATAAGAAACAAGTTATTTCTTTTTCAATATAAAGGTGTTAAATGATTCCTTTTCGTACTTTTTTGACCCTCAATATAAAAATGTTAAATGATTCCTTTTCTTAATCTTTTGACCCTCAATATAAAGATGTTAAATGATTCCTTTTCTTAATCTTTTGACCCTGAAACTGATAACCGAACATCCTTAAAGGATTGAGTATGCATTAGGCGTTACGTAGTTTAGTTTTTTCAATAGAGATTCTATGGGATCGGCAGATAGGTTACATTTCTCGAGTTAATTTTTCCAGGAGTATTTTTTCATCCTTTCCTGTAAGAGATATAGAGAGCTAAAAAGGAAATCACGATACAAGTCTAATTACTCAGGTCTACTAAGAAACTCAGGATAAAATATAGATGCCTGCAGACTGAATACAGAATCAATTAGTTCTAATGATCTTGTTTTCATAATTATGATCTTGTTTTCTGAAATTCTCATATTACTTATCCTGGATGCAGGGTACTTTTAAAATATACAATTAAATAATAAAATTATATTTAACTCAATGCCATTTTATTATCAGTTTATTTCTTTTTATTAACACATATTTATATTAACTCACTAACTTTATATATAATCAACTAGTTTAGTATATTTATTAAATAAGATTAAATAACTTATATAATTATTCCCCATAGTTTACGAGTAAAGTAGTTAAGTTTAGACTTATCTGCCGACCTAAACGAAGAAATACCTTACTGATTAGATATTTTTGTTCCACTTCAGGCAATAGGGGGCTAAATATCGTTTAATTATAAAAATAATTAATATATTTGGTTTATAATTAGCATATTTAAATTATAGTTGAATCGTAAGTATTTGCCAGTGTGGATTGGAAATTCCATAGTGCTTAAGATAAACTTACGAAGTCCTCCATCTAAAAGATATAAAAAAATATAAAAGTGGTTTTAAGAAAGGGGTAATAATAAATGAGTAATGAGCTGCAGATGGGCAACAGTTTGCAGGACGTAACCCAAAACAAAAATCTGCGCGCTAAAGACACGGAACCCCCAAACGTAACCGTGATTCTTCCTGCATACAATGAAGAAATTTCTATAGGAAGCGTTGTCCTACGGACAAAAAAGTATTCTCATAGAGTTATTGTTGTAGACGATGCAAGTTCTGACCACACGGTTGATGTTGCCGAAATGGCAGGGGCACAGGTAATCCGCAACCCCACTGCCAAAAGGAATGAACTTTCCTTGAAGAAAGGAATTGAAGCAGCATCAGACTCTGATATTATAGTAATGATGAACCTTGGAGTTTGTCATGACCCAGGTCTTATACCAAGGATGATTGCCCCTATAAAAGATGGAGATTTTGAGCTCTCAGTAGGAGTTTGTTTTTCCAAACTACAGAGTTCGGAAAATGTACTTAAACTCAATAACAAAAACACAGAATCCAGACCCATTGGTTTTGTTGCTTTTTCAAAAAACTGCCTCTCAAAAATAGACATTTCTCAGATTTCCCTTTTCTCTATGCGTTCTCTCATAAATAGCGCTCAAAGATGCGACGTAAAAGTACTGCATATCGATATTCAGGAAGAACACGAAGCTTCCCTCTTCAGAGCTTATAAAATCGGAGTTGTAGTACCTGCCTATAATGAAGAACGCCTTATCCAGGAAACAATTGACAACATTCCTGCCTACGTGGATAAAATCTACGTCATTAACGACGGAAGCACTGACCGTACAGCCGAGATCATTAATAGCATGACTGACCCTCGCGTAGTCCCAATTCATCACGAAGTAAACAAAGGCGTAGGAGCAGCCATCATAAACGGCTACAAACAAGCCCTTGCCGATGAAATGGACCTGGTCGCAGTCATGGCAGGGGACAACCAGATGGACCCTTACCAGCTCCCCAAACTCATAATGCCCATCATTGAAGGCAAAGCCGACTATGCAAAAGGCAACCGCCTCCTTTCCAGAGAAATGCGACAAGGAATGTCCCCCTGGCGAGCCTTCGGAAACGGAATGCTGTCCATGCTAACCAAGATCGGCAGCGGCTACTGGAACATAGCCGACCCCCAGAACGGATATACCGTAATCTCAAAGTATGCCCTGGAAACCATAGACCTCGATTCAATTTATACCTATTACGGCTACTGCAACGATATACTGCTCAAAATGAACGCCTTTGGCATGAGAGTAGTCGATGTAACAATGCCAGCCCGCTACGGAAGCGAAAAATCAAAAATAAGGTACGGCAAGTACATCCGAAAAGTAGCCCCCATGCTCTTCAAAGGCTTCTTATGGCGCCTGAGGATGAAGTATATGGTACTCGACTTCCATCCTCTCGTGCTCTTTTACTTTGCAAGCATGATACTTGTCCCTCTGGGTTTGATTTTTGGATTATGGATCGTCCTGGAAAAGCTAATTTTCCACGGGCCAGTTTCCCAGAACTATCCCCTGCTATTCGTGTTTACTTTCCTGGTAGGTATGCAGCTTCTATTCTTTGCAATGATCTTTGACATGCAGGCAAATAAGTCAAATTATTCAAAAATGGCATGAAAGTTAATTTTTAGGCGGAGAGCTGTGAGAATTTGTGACGAAAAATAGATGACAGTCAAGTAGATTTTAGAACCTTAAACTCATCAATTACTCTAAATCTCTTCCCCCGGTGATTTACATGTTTAATTTTAAGGAATTAGACTTCACAATTCCCGAATTCTGGGATTTATCCAGTTCGCTGGCAAGGAACTATAAATCAATTACAATGGCAGAATATTTTAGCTCAGAACACCTGCCGAAAAGATTTGCCATAATCCGTCATGATGTGGATAGGATGCCTGGCAACTCCCTTGAAACTGCCAGAATAGAGTCAGAACTCGGAATAAAGGCTACCTATTACTTCCGAGCCACAAAAAAGGTCTTCATCCCCAAAATAATAAAAGAAATTGCAGATTTGGGCCATGAAATCGGCTACCATTACGAAGTCCTTAGCGATACTGGAGGTGATTACTCAAAAGCTATAAAACTCTTTGAACATCACCTCTCAGAATTCCG belongs to Methanosarcina barkeri 3 and includes:
- a CDS encoding indolepyruvate oxidoreductase subunit beta, translating into MSQAEQKKLDLLITGVGGQGAILASDIIGKAAVTTGIPIRAAETHGMAQRGGSVVNHIRIGNDYGSMIPKKGADLLLALEPMEAVRYLDFLKDGGVVIVNTQPIIPVTVTSGLTKYPEVPDILEFLSEKYIVKAFNADELAYEAGSRLAMNVVMVGAVSGYLPIPKEIMLESVKALVPQKTIEVNLRAFEAGRQKVEES
- a CDS encoding CPBP family intramembrane glutamic endopeptidase, with product MKNTIIHTKQKKLNFIIIISLLSLALLAVSPAYCSDLNNSSSSQTEPVLKLVPSNTGEPGFFKFVLSNESSGPFQRIEQYVDLGYILGGFGAALLILLMYRRMASKEQEMMERPPQAPYSHNVWKKLGLGKLYQDEYEATRIRLFTAIPVVCIVVAELLIFLGRVELGIGMHVVILIAFSLSNLVIKDLKVYRIYEALMLLPILRLVNLSMPVFFSTTLYAFVFVYGPLLVPLAIIVMHQRQSLDKIGLTSNNLLAYVTLSIPLGFLFGLAEYLVIKPGYLIPDLSTENLLKLTIIMVFFVGLTEELIFRSFLQTRLEEAFDIRVALVITAFLFGSMHSGYGTFYEILYTSFVGLVIGFMFYKTRSLPFVAVMHGFINIFLFGFLPYYLSGWKGF
- a CDS encoding glycosyltransferase, whose amino-acid sequence is MSNELQMGNSLQDVTQNKNLRAKDTEPPNVTVILPAYNEEISIGSVVLRTKKYSHRVIVVDDASSDHTVDVAEMAGAQVIRNPTAKRNELSLKKGIEAASDSDIIVMMNLGVCHDPGLIPRMIAPIKDGDFELSVGVCFSKLQSSENVLKLNNKNTESRPIGFVAFSKNCLSKIDISQISLFSMRSLINSAQRCDVKVLHIDIQEEHEASLFRAYKIGVVVPAYNEERLIQETIDNIPAYVDKIYVINDGSTDRTAEIINSMTDPRVVPIHHEVNKGVGAAIINGYKQALADEMDLVAVMAGDNQMDPYQLPKLIMPIIEGKADYAKGNRLLSREMRQGMSPWRAFGNGMLSMLTKIGSGYWNIADPQNGYTVISKYALETIDLDSIYTYYGYCNDILLKMNAFGMRVVDVTMPARYGSEKSKIRYGKYIRKVAPMLFKGFLWRLRMKYMVLDFHPLVLFYFASMILVPLGLIFGLWIVLEKLIFHGPVSQNYPLLFVFTFLVGMQLLFFAMIFDMQANKSNYSKMA